From the genome of Amycolatopsis sp. NBC_01488, one region includes:
- a CDS encoding penicillin-binding transpeptidase domain-containing protein, with translation MSPAKRRGVLIGGALLVVAVVVAAFFVLNGGGSTPEAEAGATSVESPGAIDPHSAITEYLQDLSENNTDAASRLTDAAPAAAVALRDARNTLNPSSLTAKLTVLQPTPAGATQTGGTFSFAWTLKPGKVWTYDVTFQLTQAGGKWLVHWAPSLLHPKLEAGQRLVISTAVQDTTAVADRDGKPLLISGSGGLRAVDGDPAPLLRSALTGQVTAASGGGFAVERVDTSGKSLETLFGKASAEGAPALVSSLSLAAQNSAQAAVNSFKGSAMMVALDAGSGDILAVAQNAAAGTTPKALNGLYEPGSSFKIATSVAAIQQSGLTAGSPVDCPGVATIGTRTVRNEGFELGATNLQTAFARSCNTTFGQLALDLPADGLVKAANELGLNADYEIPGINTELGKVEPAASKDEQVEDGFGQGRIQASCLGGALVAATVASGKAITPRLWHELDTQVVKGYSPPPAAVLGQVRTMMRAVVTSGTGRAAAGAGAVFGKTGTAQFGDGSNATGWFVGYRGNVAFAVVLENSNDSGPAVALAAKFLKAL, from the coding sequence ATGAGTCCTGCCAAGAGACGCGGCGTCCTGATCGGCGGCGCGCTGCTCGTCGTCGCGGTCGTGGTGGCGGCGTTCTTCGTGCTGAACGGCGGCGGATCGACGCCGGAAGCCGAAGCCGGGGCGACGAGCGTCGAGAGCCCGGGCGCGATCGACCCGCATTCGGCGATCACCGAGTACCTGCAGGACCTGTCCGAGAACAACACCGACGCGGCGAGCCGGCTGACCGACGCCGCCCCGGCGGCCGCGGTGGCCCTGCGGGACGCGCGGAACACGCTGAACCCCTCTTCGCTGACGGCCAAGCTGACCGTCCTGCAGCCGACCCCGGCCGGGGCGACGCAGACCGGCGGGACGTTCAGCTTCGCGTGGACGCTGAAGCCGGGCAAGGTCTGGACCTACGACGTCACGTTCCAGCTGACCCAGGCCGGCGGGAAGTGGCTCGTGCACTGGGCGCCGTCGCTGCTGCACCCGAAGCTGGAGGCGGGGCAGCGGCTGGTGATCAGCACGGCCGTGCAGGACACGACGGCGGTGGCCGACCGCGACGGCAAGCCGCTGCTGATCAGCGGATCCGGTGGCCTGCGCGCGGTGGACGGCGATCCGGCGCCGCTGCTGCGTTCGGCGCTCACCGGGCAGGTCACCGCCGCGTCCGGGGGCGGCTTCGCCGTCGAGCGCGTCGACACCAGTGGGAAGAGCCTGGAGACGCTGTTCGGGAAGGCGTCGGCCGAAGGCGCGCCGGCTCTGGTGTCGAGCCTGAGCCTGGCCGCGCAGAACTCCGCGCAGGCCGCGGTGAACAGCTTCAAGGGCTCGGCCATGATGGTCGCGCTCGACGCCGGGTCGGGCGACATCCTGGCCGTGGCGCAGAACGCGGCCGCGGGGACCACGCCCAAGGCGCTCAACGGGCTGTACGAGCCCGGTTCGTCGTTCAAGATCGCGACGTCGGTCGCCGCGATCCAGCAGAGCGGCCTGACCGCGGGCTCGCCGGTCGACTGCCCCGGCGTCGCGACGATCGGCACGCGGACGGTCCGGAACGAAGGCTTCGAGCTGGGCGCGACGAACCTGCAGACGGCGTTCGCGCGGTCCTGCAACACGACGTTCGGCCAGCTCGCGCTGGACCTCCCGGCCGACGGGCTGGTGAAGGCCGCGAACGAGCTGGGCCTCAACGCCGACTACGAGATCCCGGGGATCAACACCGAGCTGGGCAAGGTCGAGCCCGCGGCGAGCAAGGACGAGCAGGTCGAAGACGGGTTCGGCCAGGGCCGCATCCAGGCCAGCTGCCTCGGCGGCGCGCTGGTGGCCGCGACGGTCGCGTCCGGCAAGGCGATCACGCCGCGGCTGTGGCACGAACTGGATACGCAGGTGGTGAAGGGCTACTCGCCGCCGCCCGCGGCGGTGCTCGGCCAGGTGCGGACGATGATGCGCGCGGTGGTGACCAGCGGAACGGGCCGCGCCGCGGCAGGCGCGGGCGCGGTGTTCGGCAAGACGGGCACGGCCCAGTTCGGCGACGGTTCGAACGCCACGGGCTGGTTCGTCGGTTACCGCGGCAACGTCGCGTTCGCGGTGGTCCTGGAGAACTCGAACGACTCGGGCCCCGCGGTCGCCCTCGCCGCCAAGTTCCTGAAGGCCCTCTGA
- a CDS encoding ArsR/SmtB family transcription factor: METIALAEVAAVLADPSRATMCLGLLDGRAWTVGELAKAAGIALSTASEHVTRLVDAGFVVRVKQGRASYVRIADPRVAELIEHLAQHAEHRPVKSLKASLRVKRLGFARTCYDHLAGVLGVAVRDGMLATGLVDTADGLTLTGRGREVLTGLGVPLAAGRRPLLRDCLDWTERRDHLAGALPAALLDRAVDAGWVAPDGHRAVKVHPSAAKPFAALGVDLDALSTP; the protein is encoded by the coding sequence ATGGAGACGATCGCTCTCGCCGAGGTTGCCGCGGTGCTCGCCGACCCGAGCCGCGCCACCATGTGCCTCGGCCTGCTCGACGGGCGGGCCTGGACCGTCGGCGAGCTGGCCAAGGCGGCCGGGATCGCGCTCTCCACGGCCAGTGAGCACGTCACCCGGCTGGTCGACGCCGGGTTCGTCGTCCGGGTGAAGCAGGGCCGGGCCAGCTACGTCCGGATCGCCGACCCGCGCGTCGCCGAGCTGATCGAGCACCTCGCCCAGCACGCCGAGCACCGGCCGGTGAAGAGCCTGAAGGCGTCGCTGCGGGTGAAGCGCCTCGGCTTCGCGCGGACCTGCTACGACCACTTGGCCGGCGTGCTCGGCGTGGCCGTCCGCGACGGCATGCTCGCGACCGGGCTCGTCGACACGGCCGACGGGCTGACACTCACCGGCCGCGGCCGCGAAGTGCTGACCGGGCTCGGCGTGCCGCTCGCCGCCGGGCGGCGGCCGCTGCTGCGCGACTGTCTGGATTGGACGGAGCGGCGCGACCACCTCGCCGGCGCGCTGCCCGCCGCGCTGCTCGACCGGGCGGTCGACGCCGGCTGGGTCGCCCCCGACGGCCACCGCGCGGTGAAGGTGCATCCCAGCGCGGCCAAGCCGTTCGCCGCGCTCGGTGTCGATCTCGACGCCCTGAGTACGCCTTAA
- a CDS encoding MFS transporter: MRSALLVTMCAGMFLVQLDVTVVNVALPAIGADLHGGLAALQWVVDGYSVVLAALLLTGGALGDVFGHRRVVLAGFVVFGAASAACGLAGAAPWLVAARAGQGLGAALLLPGTLAVITNAYPGHAERARALGSWAGVSALALAAGPVLGGAVVSAAGWRPVFWLNVPIVLAAAVATRRLVPRGDRAPGRRVDVAGVATAAPALGAGVYAVIGGNVVAAVVAVVALAAFLAVERRSADPMLPLDVARRTAGANFVAVAMNFVGIGAMLVLTLYLQGVRHASPLRAGLEVLPLFGPLSVLAPIAGRLTGRFGPRPLMVSGLALGALGMLNLVRLTENSGYADLLPTLLGLGVGMGLLTTAVVTAAVGGIPPERAGVASGINNTARQAGGALGVAVLGAVAGEPGGGFVTGLHGAGLIAAALWLVAIGVTLTGVRAPRDNRVARAG; encoded by the coding sequence ATGCGTTCCGCACTCCTCGTCACCATGTGCGCCGGGATGTTCCTCGTGCAGCTGGACGTCACGGTCGTCAACGTCGCCCTGCCCGCCATCGGCGCGGACCTGCACGGCGGCCTCGCGGCACTGCAGTGGGTGGTGGACGGCTACTCCGTCGTCCTGGCCGCGCTGCTGCTCACCGGCGGCGCGCTCGGCGACGTCTTCGGCCACCGCCGGGTCGTCCTCGCGGGCTTCGTCGTGTTCGGCGCGGCGTCGGCCGCGTGTGGGCTCGCCGGGGCGGCACCGTGGCTCGTCGCCGCCCGAGCCGGGCAGGGCCTGGGTGCCGCGTTGCTGCTGCCCGGCACGCTCGCCGTGATCACCAACGCCTACCCGGGACACGCGGAGCGCGCGCGGGCCCTCGGCAGCTGGGCCGGGGTGTCCGCGCTGGCGCTGGCGGCGGGCCCGGTGCTCGGCGGCGCCGTCGTGTCCGCGGCGGGCTGGCGGCCGGTGTTCTGGCTCAACGTCCCGATCGTGCTAGCGGCCGCCGTTGCGACCCGGCGGCTCGTACCGCGCGGCGACCGCGCGCCCGGCCGGCGGGTCGACGTCGCCGGGGTGGCGACCGCCGCGCCTGCCCTCGGCGCCGGCGTCTACGCGGTCATCGGCGGGAACGTGGTGGCCGCGGTGGTGGCGGTCGTTGCGCTGGCCGCCTTCCTGGCCGTCGAGCGCCGGTCCGCCGACCCGATGCTGCCGTTGGACGTCGCACGGCGGACGGCGGGCGCGAACTTCGTCGCCGTGGCGATGAACTTCGTCGGCATCGGCGCGATGCTCGTGCTGACGCTCTACCTTCAGGGCGTGCGCCACGCGTCGCCGTTGCGAGCCGGGCTCGAGGTGCTGCCGCTGTTCGGACCGCTCTCGGTGCTGGCGCCGATCGCGGGGCGGCTGACCGGCCGGTTCGGGCCGCGCCCGCTGATGGTCTCCGGACTCGCCCTGGGCGCGCTCGGCATGCTGAACCTGGTGCGGCTCACCGAAAACAGCGGTTACGCGGACCTCCTGCCGACGCTGCTCGGGCTCGGCGTCGGGATGGGCCTGCTGACGACGGCGGTGGTGACGGCCGCGGTCGGCGGCATCCCGCCCGAGCGCGCCGGCGTCGCCAGCGGCATCAACAACACCGCCCGCCAGGCCGGCGGCGCCCTCGGCGTCGCGGTGCTCGGCGCGGTCGCCGGCGAGCCGGGCGGCGGGTTCGTCACGGGCCTGCACGGGGCCGGGCTGATCGCGGCGGCGTTGTGGCTGGTGGCGATCGGCGTGACGCTGACCGGGGTACGTGCCCCTCGTGACAACCGGGTTGCGCGGGCCGGTTAA
- a CDS encoding ArsR/SmtB family transcription factor, whose translation MEGDADIARTAALFADPARVRVLLALADGRALAASVLAAEARLSAQGVSAHLAKLRAAGLVVAEKSGRHRFYRLAGPDTAELLETLARFSPAQPVSSLREGTRAEALRTARTCYDHLAGRLGVAVTSALLERGALAGASDTRRRPGDRISAPLREHPYTLGPAAPSVFASLGVDLDAAAAGRRPLLKFCLDWSEQRHHLAGALGAAVAARFVDAGWVQRRARAHRALKLTPAGVRALATHLGLADLAA comes from the coding sequence ATGGAAGGCGACGCCGACATCGCCCGCACCGCGGCGCTGTTCGCGGACCCGGCGCGGGTCCGCGTGCTGCTCGCGCTCGCCGACGGCCGGGCGCTGGCGGCGTCCGTGCTGGCGGCCGAAGCCCGGCTGTCCGCGCAGGGTGTCAGCGCGCACCTGGCGAAGCTGCGGGCGGCGGGCCTGGTCGTCGCCGAGAAATCGGGACGGCACCGGTTCTACCGGCTGGCCGGCCCGGACACCGCCGAGCTGCTGGAAACGCTGGCGCGGTTCTCGCCGGCGCAGCCGGTGTCCTCGCTGCGCGAGGGCACACGCGCGGAGGCGTTGCGCACGGCCCGGACGTGCTACGACCACCTGGCGGGCCGGCTCGGGGTCGCGGTGACGTCGGCGCTGCTCGAGCGGGGTGCGCTGGCCGGGGCGTCCGACACGCGACGGCGGCCGGGCGACCGGATTTCGGCTCCGCTGCGCGAACACCCGTACACGCTGGGTCCGGCGGCGCCTTCGGTGTTCGCCTCGCTGGGCGTGGACCTGGACGCGGCGGCGGCCGGACGCCGTCCGCTGCTGAAGTTCTGCCTGGACTGGAGCGAGCAGCGCCACCACCTGGCGGGCGCACTGGGCGCGGCCGTCGCGGCCCGGTTCGTGGACGCGGGCTGGGTCCAGCGGCGCGCGCGGGCTCACCGCGCGCTGAAGCTGACGCCGGCGGGGGTGCGGGCGCTGGCCACCCACCTGGGTTTGGCGGACCTCGCCGCTTGA
- a CDS encoding potassium/proton antiporter: MDQLPVLLGVGGVVLLASVLAVRVSIRLGLPSLLLYLGIGVVLGEAGFGIRFDNPELTQSLGLAALVMILAEGGLTARWSAVKPSLGLGIALSTVAVAVSVAVTGAALHFLLGLDWRFALLWGAVLASTDAAAVFSVLRTAGIGKRLVGALELESGINDAPAYIAVVVLAQGTTVDWTLPLLVVYELGAGLAIGLAFGWLGGVALRRAALPATGLYPLATVAVCVVAYSSGQLAHASGLLATYVAALVLGNSRLPHRSDTLSFAEGLGWLAQIGLFVLLGLFASPSRLFETIVPGLVAGAVVLLLARPISVVLSVLPFRLPWREQAFLSWAGLRGAVPIVLAMIPLSEGLPGAQRLVDAVFVLVIVLTLVQGATLGPLGRKLGLARKSEPHEIEVDSAPLDELGAELLQVRIQPGSKLHGVYLSELRLPVGATVSLVVREGAGFTPQKTSRLQEHDQLLVVTTSGVRDDVERRLRAVDRAGRLARWLGESGR; the protein is encoded by the coding sequence ATGGACCAGCTTCCCGTGCTGCTCGGCGTCGGCGGTGTCGTGCTGCTCGCCTCCGTGCTCGCCGTGCGCGTCTCCATCCGGCTCGGCCTGCCGTCGCTGCTGCTGTACCTCGGGATCGGCGTGGTGCTCGGCGAAGCCGGCTTCGGCATCCGGTTCGACAACCCCGAGCTGACCCAGTCGCTCGGCCTCGCCGCCCTCGTCATGATCCTCGCCGAAGGCGGGCTGACGGCGCGGTGGTCGGCCGTGAAACCTTCGCTGGGCCTCGGAATCGCACTGTCCACAGTGGCCGTGGCGGTCAGCGTCGCGGTCACCGGCGCGGCCCTGCACTTCCTGCTGGGCCTCGACTGGCGGTTCGCGCTGCTGTGGGGCGCGGTGCTCGCCTCGACCGACGCGGCGGCGGTGTTCTCCGTGCTGCGCACGGCCGGGATCGGCAAACGCCTGGTCGGCGCGCTGGAGCTGGAGTCCGGCATCAACGACGCGCCGGCGTACATCGCGGTCGTCGTGCTCGCCCAAGGCACCACAGTGGACTGGACGCTGCCGCTGCTGGTGGTCTACGAGCTGGGGGCGGGCCTGGCGATCGGCCTCGCGTTCGGCTGGCTCGGCGGCGTCGCGCTGCGCCGGGCCGCGCTGCCGGCGACCGGCCTGTACCCGCTCGCGACGGTCGCGGTGTGCGTCGTGGCGTACTCGTCCGGGCAGCTGGCGCACGCGTCCGGGCTGCTCGCCACCTACGTCGCCGCGCTGGTGCTGGGCAATTCGCGGCTGCCGCACCGCTCGGACACGCTCTCGTTCGCCGAAGGGCTCGGCTGGCTGGCGCAGATCGGGCTGTTCGTGCTGCTCGGGTTGTTCGCCTCGCCGAGCCGGCTGTTCGAGACGATCGTGCCGGGCCTGGTCGCGGGCGCCGTCGTGCTGCTGCTCGCGCGGCCGATCTCGGTGGTGCTCTCGGTGCTGCCGTTCCGGTTGCCGTGGCGGGAACAGGCGTTCCTGTCGTGGGCCGGGCTGCGCGGCGCGGTGCCGATCGTGCTCGCGATGATCCCGCTCTCGGAAGGGCTCCCGGGCGCGCAACGGCTGGTCGACGCGGTGTTCGTGCTGGTCATCGTGCTGACGCTGGTGCAGGGCGCGACCCTCGGGCCGCTCGGGCGCAAGCTCGGGCTGGCCAGGAAGTCCGAGCCGCACGAGATCGAGGTCGACTCCGCGCCGCTGGACGAGCTGGGCGCCGAGCTGCTGCAGGTCCGCATCCAGCCGGGCTCGAAGCTGCACGGCGTGTACCTCTCGGAGCTGCGGCTGCCGGTCGGCGCGACGGTCAGCCTGGTCGTGCGCGAAGGCGCGGGCTTCACGCCGCAGAAGACCAGCCGGCTCCAGGAGCACGACCAGCTGCTGGTGGTCACGACGAGCGGCGTCCGCGACGACGTCGAACGCCGGCTCCGCGCGGTGGACCGGGCCGGGCGCCTCGCCCGGTGGCTGGGCGAATCGGGTCGCTAA
- the ileS gene encoding isoleucine--tRNA ligase: MYPQAHFDDSAGVPSQPSFPALEKQVLAYWETDRTFQASIDARPAGEHGDNEYVFYDGPPFANGLPHYGHLLTGYVKDLVPRYQTMKGRKVERRFGWDTHGLPAELEAMRQLGITEKAEIEEMGIAKFNEASRESVLRYTSEWREYVTRQARWVDFDNDYKTLDVTYMESVLWAFKRLWDKGLVYEGYRVLPYCWRDETPLSNHELRMDDDVYQNRQDPAVTVGFRLQGNDNDSAELDGTYLLIWTTTPWTLPSNLATAVHPEVRYVVVESENFPGKRFLLAEARVAAYARELGEEPTVVAHYTGTQLLGTRYAPPFPYFVGTENAHRVLAADYVTTEDGTGVVHIAPAYGEEDKVVTDAAGITPVTPVDAQGKFDSTVPDYTGQQVFDANPNIIRDLKNGTGSAAEQGALLLRHETYDHPYPHCWRCRNPLIYRAVSSWFVAVTQFKDRMVELNQQITWYPENVKDGQFGKWLENARDWSVSRNRYFGTPIPVWQSDDPAYPRTDVYGSLDELEADFGVRLDNLHRPYIDELTRPNPDDPTGNSTMRRVPDVLDVWFDSGSMPYAQVHYPFENADWFEHHYPSDFIVEYIGQTRGWFYLLHVLATALFDRPAFRTCVSHGIVLGSDGAKMSKSLRNYPDVNEVFERDGSDAMRWYLMASPILRGGNLVVTDKGIRDAVRQAVLPLWNSYYFLALYANAEGVEGQWRTDSPNVLDRYVLAKTHELVTDVEYAMDHYDVAGACQTVRDFLEVLTNWYVRRSRDRFWAGDQDAIDTLHTVLEVTSRVAAPLLPLTAEVVWRGLTGGRSVHLTDWPNANDLPADAALVTAMDRVRQVASSALSLRKANKLRVRLPLSSLVVAAEDAESLAPFADILRDEVNVKAVELTTDVAAHGGFEVAVNARAAGPRLGKDVQTVIKAVKAGDWSFQGGAVVAAGIALHEGEFERRLVAKGGGAAAELPGGSGLVLIDTEVTPELAAEGLVRDLVRVVQQARRDAGLDVADRISLTVDAPAEIVEAARTHEKFLASETLATSVTHAPVADGSAGTVGDGTKVTVAVAKA; encoded by the coding sequence ATGTACCCCCAGGCCCACTTCGACGACAGCGCGGGCGTTCCGTCGCAGCCGTCCTTCCCCGCGCTGGAGAAGCAGGTCCTCGCCTACTGGGAGACGGACCGGACGTTCCAGGCGAGCATCGACGCGCGTCCCGCGGGCGAGCACGGCGACAACGAGTACGTCTTCTACGACGGCCCGCCGTTCGCCAACGGCCTGCCGCACTACGGCCACCTCCTCACCGGGTACGTCAAGGACCTGGTGCCGCGCTACCAGACGATGAAGGGCCGCAAAGTCGAGCGCCGCTTCGGCTGGGACACCCACGGCCTGCCCGCCGAGCTGGAAGCCATGCGCCAGCTCGGGATCACGGAGAAGGCCGAGATCGAAGAGATGGGCATCGCGAAGTTCAACGAGGCTTCGCGCGAGTCCGTCCTGCGCTACACGAGCGAGTGGCGCGAGTACGTCACCCGCCAGGCCCGCTGGGTCGACTTCGACAACGACTACAAGACGCTCGACGTCACCTACATGGAGTCGGTGCTCTGGGCGTTCAAGCGCCTGTGGGACAAGGGACTCGTCTACGAGGGCTACCGCGTCCTGCCCTACTGCTGGCGCGACGAGACGCCGCTGTCCAACCACGAGCTGCGGATGGACGACGACGTCTACCAGAACCGGCAGGACCCGGCCGTCACCGTCGGCTTCCGGTTGCAGGGCAACGACAACGACAGTGCCGAACTTGACGGCACCTACCTGCTGATCTGGACGACGACGCCGTGGACGCTGCCGTCGAACCTCGCCACCGCCGTGCACCCCGAAGTCCGGTACGTCGTCGTCGAGAGCGAGAACTTCCCCGGCAAGCGGTTCCTGCTCGCCGAAGCGCGCGTCGCCGCGTACGCGCGCGAACTCGGCGAAGAGCCGACGGTCGTCGCGCACTACACCGGCACGCAGCTGCTCGGAACCCGTTACGCGCCACCGTTCCCGTACTTCGTGGGCACGGAGAACGCGCACCGGGTGCTGGCCGCGGACTACGTCACGACCGAAGACGGCACCGGGGTCGTGCACATCGCGCCCGCCTACGGTGAAGAGGACAAGGTCGTCACCGACGCGGCCGGCATCACCCCGGTGACGCCGGTCGACGCGCAGGGCAAGTTCGACTCGACCGTGCCGGACTACACCGGCCAGCAGGTGTTCGACGCCAACCCGAACATCATCCGCGACCTGAAGAACGGCACGGGTTCCGCAGCCGAGCAGGGCGCGCTGCTGCTGCGCCACGAGACCTACGACCACCCGTACCCGCACTGCTGGCGCTGCCGCAACCCGTTGATCTACCGCGCGGTGTCGTCGTGGTTCGTCGCGGTGACGCAGTTCAAGGACCGGATGGTCGAGCTGAACCAGCAGATCACCTGGTACCCGGAGAACGTCAAGGACGGCCAGTTCGGCAAGTGGCTGGAGAACGCGCGGGACTGGTCGGTCTCGCGCAACCGCTACTTCGGCACACCGATCCCGGTGTGGCAGTCGGACGACCCGGCGTACCCGCGCACCGACGTCTACGGCTCGCTCGACGAGCTGGAGGCGGACTTCGGCGTGCGGCTGGACAACCTGCACCGGCCCTACATCGACGAGCTGACCCGGCCGAACCCGGACGACCCGACCGGGAACTCGACCATGCGCCGCGTCCCGGACGTCCTCGACGTCTGGTTCGACTCGGGCTCGATGCCGTATGCCCAGGTGCACTACCCGTTCGAGAACGCCGACTGGTTCGAGCACCACTACCCGAGCGACTTCATCGTCGAGTACATCGGGCAGACGCGCGGCTGGTTCTACCTGCTGCACGTGCTCGCGACGGCGCTGTTCGACCGGCCGGCGTTCCGCACCTGCGTCTCGCACGGCATCGTGCTGGGCTCCGATGGCGCGAAGATGTCCAAGTCGCTGCGCAACTACCCGGACGTCAACGAGGTCTTCGAGCGCGACGGCTCCGACGCCATGCGCTGGTACCTGATGGCGAGTCCGATCCTGCGCGGCGGCAACCTGGTCGTCACCGACAAGGGCATCCGCGACGCCGTCCGCCAGGCCGTGCTGCCGCTGTGGAACTCGTACTACTTCCTCGCGCTGTACGCGAACGCCGAGGGCGTCGAAGGCCAGTGGCGCACGGATTCGCCGAACGTACTGGACCGGTACGTCCTGGCGAAGACGCACGAGCTGGTCACCGACGTCGAGTACGCGATGGACCACTACGACGTCGCGGGCGCGTGCCAGACCGTGCGGGACTTCCTCGAGGTCCTCACGAACTGGTACGTCCGCCGCTCCCGGGACCGGTTCTGGGCCGGTGACCAGGACGCGATCGACACGCTGCACACCGTGCTGGAGGTGACGTCGCGGGTGGCGGCGCCGCTGCTGCCGCTGACCGCCGAGGTCGTCTGGCGCGGCCTCACCGGCGGCCGTTCGGTGCACCTGACCGACTGGCCGAACGCGAACGACCTGCCCGCGGACGCGGCGCTGGTCACCGCGATGGACCGGGTGCGGCAGGTGGCGTCGTCGGCGCTTTCGCTGCGCAAGGCGAACAAGCTGCGCGTGCGGCTGCCGCTGTCGTCGCTGGTCGTGGCGGCCGAGGACGCCGAGTCGCTGGCGCCCTTCGCCGACATCCTGCGCGACGAGGTGAACGTCAAGGCGGTCGAGCTGACCACCGACGTCGCCGCGCACGGCGGGTTCGAGGTCGCGGTGAACGCCCGCGCGGCCGGCCCGCGGCTGGGCAAGGACGTCCAGACCGTGATCAAGGCCGTCAAGGCGGGCGACTGGTCGTTCCAGGGCGGCGCCGTGGTCGCGGCCGGGATCGCGTTGCACGAAGGCGAGTTCGAGCGGCGGCTCGTCGCGAAGGGCGGCGGCGCGGCGGCGGAGCTGCCCGGCGGGTCCGGGCTGGTCCTCATCGACACCGAGGTGACTCCCGAGCTGGCGGCCGAAGGCCTGGTCCGCGACCTGGTCCGGGTCGTGCAGCAGGCGCGTCGCGACGCCGGGCTCGATGTCGCCGACCGGATCTCGCTGACCGTGGACGCACCTGCCGAGATCGTCGAGGCGGCTCGGACGCACGAGAAGTTCCTGGCGTCGGAGACGCTGGCGACGTCGGTGACCCACGCCCCGGTGGCCGACGGGTCCGCGGGCACGGTCGGCGACGGCACGAAGGTCACGGTCGCGGTCGCGAAGGCCTGA
- a CDS encoding M23 family metallopeptidase codes for MTKLHGRGAVLIAAMSAVLGLAAAPAATAEVGPFPALALPFKAGQQVYSAGIHSDDGSTGVKNAIDFSPADRTVRAPLAGTVHLQHCAGGDWVTIDHAGGWRTGYYHLEGIKVTDGEHVEAGAELGSTGNALPCGGSSTGAHVHFTLWTLPDAPAANWDGKSYAEVSTAVAAASGEPVDGKTLGGWRFTAGAEQYTGTATHLADNAVTQLPGRFRANP; via the coding sequence GTGACGAAACTGCATGGTCGTGGGGCGGTCCTGATCGCCGCGATGTCCGCGGTCCTCGGGCTGGCCGCCGCGCCGGCCGCGACCGCCGAAGTGGGTCCGTTCCCGGCGCTCGCCCTGCCGTTCAAGGCGGGTCAGCAGGTGTACTCGGCCGGCATCCACTCCGACGACGGCAGCACCGGCGTCAAGAACGCGATCGACTTCAGCCCGGCCGACCGCACCGTGCGCGCGCCGCTGGCCGGCACCGTGCACCTGCAGCACTGCGCGGGCGGCGACTGGGTGACCATCGACCACGCCGGCGGCTGGCGGACCGGGTACTACCACCTGGAGGGCATCAAGGTCACCGACGGTGAGCACGTCGAGGCCGGCGCCGAACTCGGCTCGACCGGCAACGCGCTCCCGTGCGGCGGCAGCAGCACCGGCGCCCACGTCCACTTCACGCTCTGGACCCTGCCGGACGCCCCGGCGGCGAACTGGGACGGCAAGTCGTACGCGGAGGTCTCGACCGCGGTCGCGGCGGCCAGCGGCGAGCCGGTCGACGGGAAGACCCTCGGCGGCTGGCGCTTCACCGCGGGAGCCGAGCAGTACACGGGCACCGCGACGCACCTCGCCGACAACGCGGTGACGCAGCTGCCGGGACGCTTCCGCGCCAACCCCTGA